Proteins encoded by one window of Superficieibacter sp. HKU1:
- the ldcC gene encoding lysine decarboxylase LdcC, with the protein MNIIAIMGPHGVYYKDEPIKELESALLAQGFKIIWPQNSSDLLKFIEHNPRICGVIFDWDEYSVDLCSEINQLNEYLPLYAFINTHSTLDVSVHDMRMALWFFEYSLGVAEDIAGRIHQYTGEYLDNITPPFTKALFNYVKEGKYTFCTPGHMAGTAYQKSPVGCLFYDFFGGNTLKADVSISVTELGSLLDHTGPHLEAEEYIARTFGAEQSYMVTNGTSTSNKIVGMYAAPTGSTLLIDRNCHKSLAHLLMMSDVVPLWLKPTRNALGILGGIPRSEFTRESLSEKVAAAPQAQWPVHAVITNSTYDGLLYNTNWIKQTLDVPSIHFDSAWVPYTHFHPIYQGKSGMSGDRVPGKVIFETQSTHKMLAALSQASLIHIKGDYDEDTFNEAFMMHTSTSPSYPIVASIETAAAMLRGNPGKRLINRSVERALHFRKEVQRLREESEGWFFDIWQPEEVDEAECWPVAPGETWHGFNDADADHMFLDPVKVTILTPGMDEQGIMSEEGIPAALVAKFLDERGVVVEKTGPYNLLFLFSIGIDKTRAMGLLRGLTEFKRAYDLNLRVKNMLPDLYAEDPDFYRNMRIQDLAQGIHKLIRQHDLSRLMLRAFDVLPEMKMTPHQAWQRQIKGDVETIELEKLVGRISANMILPYPPGVPLLMPGEMITEESRAVLDFLLMLCSVGRHYPGFETDIHGAKRDEEGVYRVRVLKSA; encoded by the coding sequence GTGAATATCATAGCTATCATGGGGCCGCACGGGGTCTATTATAAAGACGAGCCAATCAAAGAGCTTGAAAGTGCGCTTCTGGCGCAGGGCTTCAAAATCATCTGGCCGCAAAACAGTTCCGATCTGCTGAAATTTATTGAGCACAACCCGCGTATTTGCGGCGTCATTTTCGACTGGGATGAATATTCCGTTGATTTATGCAGCGAGATTAACCAGCTCAACGAATACCTTCCGCTGTATGCCTTTATCAATACGCATTCGACGCTGGACGTCAGCGTGCATGACATGCGAATGGCGCTGTGGTTTTTCGAATATTCGCTGGGCGTTGCTGAGGATATCGCGGGCCGTATTCATCAATATACCGGTGAATATCTGGACAACATCACGCCGCCGTTTACCAAAGCGCTGTTCAACTATGTCAAAGAGGGAAAGTACACGTTCTGTACGCCTGGACATATGGCAGGAACGGCTTATCAGAAAAGCCCGGTCGGCTGTCTGTTTTATGATTTTTTTGGTGGCAATACGCTGAAAGCGGACGTGTCGATTTCGGTAACCGAACTTGGCTCGCTGCTCGATCATACCGGTCCGCATCTCGAAGCTGAAGAATATATCGCCCGCACTTTTGGCGCGGAGCAAAGCTATATGGTCACCAACGGCACATCGACCTCGAATAAGATTGTCGGGATGTACGCTGCGCCGACCGGCAGTACGCTGTTGATTGACCGTAACTGCCACAAGTCGCTGGCGCATTTGCTGATGATGAGCGACGTCGTGCCGCTGTGGCTCAAGCCGACGCGTAACGCGCTGGGGATCCTCGGCGGTATTCCACGGAGTGAGTTTACCCGCGAAAGCCTGAGCGAAAAGGTCGCCGCCGCGCCGCAGGCGCAGTGGCCGGTGCACGCGGTGATCACCAACTCGACCTATGACGGCCTGCTGTATAACACTAACTGGATCAAGCAGACGCTGGATGTGCCATCAATTCATTTTGATTCGGCCTGGGTTCCCTATACTCACTTCCACCCGATTTATCAGGGAAAAAGCGGGATGAGCGGCGATCGCGTACCGGGGAAAGTGATTTTTGAAACTCAGTCGACGCACAAAATGCTCGCCGCACTTTCTCAGGCCTCGCTTATCCATATTAAAGGTGATTACGATGAGGACACCTTTAATGAAGCCTTTATGATGCATACCTCAACCTCGCCAAGCTACCCGATCGTCGCCTCGATTGAAACGGCGGCGGCGATGCTGCGCGGCAATCCGGGTAAACGGCTCATTAACCGCTCCGTCGAACGGGCGCTGCATTTTCGTAAGGAGGTTCAGCGGCTGAGAGAGGAATCGGAGGGCTGGTTCTTCGATATCTGGCAGCCGGAAGAGGTCGATGAAGCGGAATGCTGGCCGGTGGCACCCGGCGAAACGTGGCACGGGTTTAACGACGCCGACGCCGATCATATGTTTCTCGATCCGGTCAAAGTGACGATCTTAACGCCCGGCATGGATGAACAGGGGATCATGAGCGAGGAGGGGATCCCCGCTGCGCTGGTGGCGAAATTCCTCGACGAGCGCGGCGTAGTGGTGGAGAAAACCGGGCCCTATAACCTGCTCTTTCTGTTCAGCATCGGTATCGATAAAACCCGTGCGATGGGATTATTACGCGGCCTGACCGAGTTTAAGCGCGCCTACGATCTCAATCTGCGGGTAAAAAACATGCTGCCGGATCTCTATGCCGAAGATCCTGATTTCTACCGCAATATGCGCATTCAGGATCTGGCGCAGGGGATCCACAAGCTCATCCGCCAGCACGATCTTTCCCGCCTGATGCTGCGAGCGTTTGACGTATTACCGGAAATGAAAATGACGCCGCATCAGGCATGGCAGCGCCAGATCAAAGGGGATGTGGAAACGATTGAGCTGGAGAAGCTGGTGGGGCGTATCTCGGCGAATATGATCCTGCCGTACCCGCCGGGTGTGCCGCTGTTGATGCCGGGTGAGATGATCACCGAAGAAAGCCGGGCGGTGCTCGATTTCCTGCTGATGCTGTGTTCTGTAGGTCGTCACTATCCTGGTTTTGAAACCGATATCCACGGTGCGAAGCGTGATGAAGAGGGCGTTTATCGGGTGAGAGTCTTAAAAAGCGCG